From Triticum aestivum cultivar Chinese Spring chromosome 4A, IWGSC CS RefSeq v2.1, whole genome shotgun sequence, a single genomic window includes:
- the LOC123083681 gene encoding uveal autoantigen with coiled-coil domains and ankyrin repeats-like gives MRPICSCTYTSVTSFYICAEDEQRSFTQSHDGENSEGGSVHADHTEGSEDKYGDGGGDEPHRDVNPADLRLINQLQLDLEKAQAELRTQGDTTKKALEDKDKALADAREKNGKLEEENSKLKKKMAEWAKALEDKDKALADAREKNGKLEEENSKLKKKMAEWAKKIRELKDTTKYLKDTTKEMSDMLDVEQNLDLSK, from the exons ATGCGTCCTATATGTTCTTGTACATATACATCTGTCACTTCATTCTATATATGTGCTGAAGATGAACAACGTTCGTTCACGCAATCCCATGATGGAGAGAACAGTGAAGGTGGGAGCGTACACGCGGACCACACCGAAGGCAGCGAGGACAAATATGGCGATGGCGGTGGGGATGAGCCTCACCGAGATGTCAACCCTGCGGACCTTCGTCTGATCAACCAGCTTCAGCTGGACTTGGAGAAAGCCCAGGCTGAGCTGAGGACTCAAGGAG ATACTACGAAGAAGGCGCTCGAAGACAAGGACAAGGCACTTGCTGATGCGAGGGAGAAGAAtggcaaacttgaagaggagaactcGAAACTCAAGAAGAAGATGGCCGAGTGGGCGAAGGCGCTCGAAGACAAGGACAAGGCACTTGCTGATGCGAGGGAGAAGAAtggcaaacttgaagaggagaactcGAAACTCAAGAAGAAGATGGCCGAGTGGGCGAAGAAAATAAGAGAATTGAAGGACACTACCAAGTACTTGAAGGACACTACCAAAGAGATGTCCGACATGCTTGATG TCGAGCAAAACCTGGACCTCTCCAAGTAG